Proteins encoded by one window of Cystobacter ferrugineus:
- a CDS encoding Coq4 family protein: MNVSSPTSRIEDGLFLPEGASLFTRLRVAVRALKVLEKRPDDGIAAPLLNASLDSEVFHRLCVELARSEDGRELLTARPSLQGSSIDLAALGRLPEGTLGNAFARYFSDNGISPFESPYEVRNDVDYLVKWYRETHDLHHVVTGYATDAVGEMELQAFVAGNLGLRTSILILLFAAVLQPHGLPPFWKYAGKLRAAYRRGQRSEKLIRIRYERFWAAPVDAVRRQLGLLPAT, from the coding sequence ATGAACGTCAGCTCACCCACTTCACGCATCGAGGACGGCCTCTTCCTGCCCGAGGGCGCGTCCCTGTTCACCCGTCTGCGGGTGGCGGTCCGGGCCCTGAAGGTCCTCGAGAAGCGCCCGGATGACGGCATCGCCGCGCCGTTGCTCAACGCGAGCCTCGACAGCGAGGTCTTCCACCGGCTCTGCGTGGAGCTGGCGAGGAGCGAGGACGGCCGGGAGTTGCTCACCGCGCGCCCCAGCCTCCAGGGCAGCAGCATCGATCTCGCGGCGCTCGGCCGGCTCCCGGAAGGGACGCTCGGCAACGCGTTCGCCCGCTACTTCTCGGACAACGGCATCAGCCCGTTCGAGAGCCCATACGAGGTCCGCAACGACGTGGACTACCTCGTCAAGTGGTACCGGGAGACGCACGACCTCCACCACGTGGTGACCGGCTACGCGACGGACGCGGTCGGCGAGATGGAGCTCCAGGCCTTCGTGGCCGGCAACCTTGGACTGCGCACGAGCATCCTCATCCTCTTGTTCGCCGCGGTGCTTCAGCCGCATGGCCTCCCGCCTTTCTGGAAGTACGCGGGCAAGCTGCGCGCGGCGTACCGGCGGGGTCAGCGGTCCGAGAAGCTCATCCGCATCCGGTACGAGCGCTTCTGGGCGGCACCGGTCGATGCGGTGCGCCGGCAGCTCGGACTGCTCCCCGCGACCTGA
- a CDS encoding cytochrome P450 family protein: protein MPTITPPDFSSQHFKANPFPFYARLRQEAPVYHFTSLTKEPTWLVTRYEDVSQVLKHASLSKDVFGAAGAERRARMPWLLKIFEPVSQNMLSKDPPDHTRLRSLVHKAFTPRLIEQLRSRVQALSDRLLDEAARKGSMDLVSEYALIVPVTIIAEMLGVPPSDYRKFQHWSNRLISNTNLWDVILSVPSVVMFTRYLRQLIAQRRSSLGDDLLSALIQAEEAGDKLNADELVSMIFLLLVAGHETTVNLISGGTLALLQHPEQLERLRKEPGLIEPAVEELLRYASPVEVSTERFTKEDVTVGGVTIPRGHLVFAAIASANRDERQFKNPDALDLGREPNRHLSFGMGIHYCLGAPLARLEGQIALQTLVNRFPNLRLARPAESLKWRTGVLMRGPQRLPVSLS from the coding sequence ATGCCGACCATCACGCCGCCTGATTTCAGTTCGCAGCACTTCAAGGCCAACCCGTTTCCGTTCTACGCGCGCCTGCGCCAGGAAGCGCCCGTCTACCACTTCACCAGCCTCACGAAGGAGCCGACCTGGCTGGTGACGCGCTACGAGGACGTCTCCCAGGTCTTGAAGCACGCGAGCCTGAGCAAGGATGTCTTCGGCGCCGCCGGCGCGGAGCGCAGGGCGCGGATGCCCTGGCTGTTGAAGATCTTCGAGCCCGTTTCCCAGAACATGCTGAGCAAGGATCCGCCGGATCACACCCGGCTGCGCTCGCTCGTGCACAAGGCCTTCACGCCGCGGTTGATCGAGCAGCTACGCTCGCGCGTCCAGGCGCTGTCGGACCGGCTGCTGGACGAGGCCGCGCGCAAGGGCTCCATGGATCTCGTCTCGGAGTACGCGCTGATCGTCCCCGTGACCATCATCGCCGAGATGCTGGGCGTGCCCCCGAGCGACTACCGGAAGTTCCAGCACTGGTCCAACCGGCTCATCTCGAACACGAACCTGTGGGACGTGATCCTCTCCGTCCCGAGCGTGGTGATGTTCACCCGCTACCTGCGCCAGCTCATCGCGCAGCGGCGCTCGTCGCTGGGAGACGACTTGCTCTCGGCCCTCATCCAGGCGGAGGAGGCGGGAGACAAACTGAACGCGGACGAGCTGGTCAGCATGATCTTCCTGCTGCTGGTGGCCGGGCACGAGACCACGGTGAACCTGATCTCCGGCGGCACGCTCGCCCTGCTGCAGCACCCCGAGCAGTTGGAGCGGCTGAGGAAGGAGCCCGGCCTCATCGAGCCGGCGGTCGAGGAGCTGCTGCGCTACGCGAGCCCGGTGGAGGTCTCCACCGAGCGCTTCACCAAGGAGGACGTCACCGTGGGCGGCGTGACGATTCCGCGCGGGCATCTCGTCTTCGCCGCGATCGCCTCGGCCAACCGCGACGAGCGCCAGTTCAAGAATCCAGACGCGCTCGACCTGGGCCGCGAGCCCAACCGGCACCTGTCCTTCGGAATGGGCATCCACTACTGCCTGGGAGCGCCGCTCGCGCGGCTGGAGGGGCAGATCGCCCTGCAGACGCTGGTGAACCGGTTCCCGAACCTGCGCCTGGCCCGGCCGGCGGAGTCGCTCAAGTGGCGCACGGGCGTGCTGATGCGCGGGCCCCAGCGACTGCCGGTCTCGCTGTCCTAG
- a CDS encoding serine/threonine protein kinase, whose amino-acid sequence MSTDRRETMTYPDALEPGTQVGRWRVVKRLGVGGQGAVYLVEDANRPGDFYALKLALYARDGRAEREVALMMTRAAHPHVVGFHGCVRWPHPREGHLGFVMDWVPGLALDVWAETEGTTFRQLAAAGATAARTVGELHTRGVLHRDLKPEHILIRESDGQPVLLDFGVGWYEGAAPLTTGPLPPATLYQLSPEAVRFLWKSREHPGTHYAFQPTDDLYALGVCLYRATTGHYPFSESLPADMLQMAIIEARPMAPALVNPRVPRALSDVIVRLLAKDPSERYPSGAELHAALSEAAAGGETAWDASIFEWGEVPPTQEGGIPERRLLRPPRPKPSWSVRPSAPAPAPARVERRSDGFRSLVLATAVLLLLLPMVRVPPVAPSVEAPDEEWAADLQVDPEPPRYEQAPLPVRNQKLAPCTAKLEVELSGACWFPHQQRPPDCPPRTVAYKGQCLLPVAKPRPVPTSVDAGVP is encoded by the coding sequence GTGTCCACGGACCGTAGAGAGACGATGACGTACCCGGACGCATTGGAGCCGGGCACCCAGGTGGGCCGCTGGCGCGTGGTGAAACGGCTGGGCGTGGGCGGCCAGGGCGCCGTCTACCTCGTGGAGGACGCGAACCGCCCGGGTGACTTCTACGCGCTCAAGCTCGCGCTATATGCGCGTGACGGACGCGCCGAGCGCGAGGTGGCGCTGATGATGACCCGGGCGGCGCACCCTCACGTGGTGGGTTTCCACGGCTGCGTGCGCTGGCCCCACCCTCGCGAGGGTCATCTGGGTTTCGTCATGGACTGGGTGCCCGGCCTGGCCCTGGACGTGTGGGCCGAGACGGAGGGCACCACCTTCCGTCAACTCGCCGCCGCGGGTGCCACGGCGGCGCGTACCGTGGGCGAGTTGCATACGCGGGGCGTGCTGCACCGCGATCTCAAGCCCGAGCACATCCTCATTCGGGAGTCGGATGGACAGCCGGTGCTGTTGGACTTCGGCGTGGGCTGGTACGAGGGCGCGGCGCCGCTCACCACGGGCCCCCTGCCTCCGGCCACCCTGTACCAGCTCAGCCCCGAGGCGGTGCGCTTCCTCTGGAAGAGCCGCGAGCACCCCGGTACCCACTACGCCTTCCAACCCACCGATGACCTGTATGCCCTGGGTGTCTGCCTCTACCGGGCAACCACCGGGCATTACCCCTTCTCCGAATCGCTGCCAGCGGACATGTTGCAGATGGCGATCATCGAGGCGCGCCCGATGGCGCCCGCGCTCGTCAATCCCCGGGTGCCTCGGGCCTTGAGTGACGTGATTGTCCGTCTGCTGGCGAAGGACCCCTCGGAGCGCTACCCGAGCGGCGCGGAACTCCACGCGGCGTTGAGCGAGGCAGCCGCCGGTGGGGAAACCGCATGGGACGCGAGCATCTTCGAGTGGGGAGAGGTGCCGCCGACACAGGAGGGGGGCATTCCCGAGCGACGCCTCCTGCGGCCCCCGAGGCCCAAGCCGTCCTGGTCTGTTCGGCCTTCCGCACCCGCCCCCGCTCCCGCGCGAGTGGAGCGGCGGAGCGATGGGTTCAGGAGTCTCGTACTCGCCACGGCGGTGCTGCTGCTCCTGCTGCCCATGGTGCGCGTTCCGCCAGTGGCGCCGAGTGTCGAGGCTCCAGACGAGGAGTGGGCTGCGGATTTGCAGGTTGACCCGGAACCACCTCGATATGAGCAGGCGCCGCTTCCCGTGAGGAATCAGAAGCTGGCCCCCTGCACGGCGAAGCTGGAAGTGGAGCTGTCCGGTGCATGCTGGTTTCCACACCAGCAACGACCACCGGATTGCCCGCCCCGGACGGTCGCGTACAAAGGGCAGTGCCTGTTACCGGTAGCGAAACCCCGCCCGGTTCCGACCAGCGTGGATGCCGGGGTGCCGTGA
- a CDS encoding DUF4142 domain-containing protein → MLRKNSPRFASRLLVLSLAVLGVGACVQGPTTPDGSTHLTTDGTSCPVAADIGLPALSDEEIAQVLITVNLGEIQQGEFAERQAMDSEVRRFAEQLVLEHTAANQELQVRLHALGVTPRESPLSQQLAAESNQILAILRSTVGMEAFDRAYVDVQVALHANTLFLMDSVLQPQIDRAELRDFALVTRDTVQRHLDTAVPIRKGLSPSP, encoded by the coding sequence ATGCTTCGAAAGAACTCGCCGCGCTTCGCCTCACGGCTGCTCGTACTCTCGCTCGCCGTGCTCGGGGTTGGTGCTTGTGTGCAAGGTCCAACCACCCCCGACGGCAGTACCCATCTCACCACCGACGGAACGTCATGCCCCGTGGCCGCGGATATCGGCCTGCCCGCCTTGAGCGACGAGGAGATCGCCCAGGTGCTCATCACCGTGAACCTGGGCGAAATCCAACAAGGCGAGTTCGCGGAACGGCAGGCGATGGACTCGGAGGTTCGTCGGTTCGCCGAACAGCTGGTTCTGGAGCACACGGCGGCCAATCAGGAGCTCCAGGTGCGCCTGCATGCCCTGGGCGTCACGCCTCGCGAGAGCCCGCTCAGCCAGCAACTCGCGGCGGAGTCGAACCAGATCCTCGCCATCCTCCGCTCGACTGTCGGCATGGAGGCGTTCGATCGGGCCTACGTGGACGTGCAGGTCGCCCTCCACGCGAACACCCTGTTCCTGATGGACAGTGTGCTCCAGCCCCAGATCGACCGAGCCGAGCTGCGCGACTTCGCGCTGGTGACCCGAGACACGGTGCAACGTCACCTCGACACCGCCGTCCCCATCCGGAAGGGCCTCTCGCCGAGCCCATGA
- a CDS encoding efflux RND transporter permease subunit has translation MLETIVQTSIRARFAVLGLLALLFAAGIWAASRLPIDALPDASTVQVSVLTTAPGLSPVEAERTITVPIENALNGVPGNTELRSISRAGLSAITVVFEDGTDIWHARQLVLERLRGVQGELPSTASVPELAPVSTGLGEIYQFVLRSENHTPMQLRTMLDWDIGPRLREVPGVIEVNSQGGHLKQYQVLLDRARMQARDVTLGEVVEALRDANMNVGGGYLERRSESYTIRAQGLLRGLDEVGQVVLRRDRHGTPLLVRDVGEVRMGSALRYGVTTYQGEGEAVTGTVMMLLGANSRDVVRAVGRRVESIRHELPPGVSIDVVYDRAEFVDRTLSTVVKNLFEGVAIVALVLALFLGSLRGALTVVLGIPAAMSVALLGMLAFGVTGDLMSLGAIDFGFLVDGPIVVLEAVIAAAAGRRLEGDARGREYARIVGGVARPVAFAVAIIMLVYLPLLSLEGVEGKMFRPMAITMACALFGALLYALFFFPAVLTTFVAPPQGHGPHWLGTLTQLYARLVPWAIARRWVLVGLALVVLVGAGVLLAGRGADFLPRIFEGDAVVTIRRAPSISLEEARRLDLAAERVLHRFPEVLSTVGQTGRAEVATDPVGNDNTDIFVHLAPMERWTSAPDFDALCERFKAAIEAEVPGTFVSVSQPIEDLTNQIISGSKADVSINLVGEDLEKLAALSSALGRRIREVPGTGDVRVERILGQPTITATADRERMARHGVRVSDAFLAIEAAREGITVGTMYEGARRFELRVLKRPDEPTAEALGELQVETTSGHSVPLRQVVRLEESDGPTAVRRQDRARTVRVDVNLRGRDLISWVAEAKALVAREFPLEPGYHMQWGGQFENFERAQERLRVVLPAVVGIIVAMLWLMFGDGLLALAVFITVPFALTGGMVGLLLRGQSFSLPAAVGFIALGGIAVLNGVVITNEVRNRLASGQPLHEAIVQGSASVFRAVLCTAAVAGLGFLPMAYATSAGAEVQRPLATVVMVGILFGTLVTLLVLPGLLYGFLARRRVAAAPTYLPARDAAGPEEDLTRGARAGG, from the coding sequence ATGCTCGAAACCATCGTCCAGACGTCCATCCGCGCCCGCTTCGCGGTGCTGGGCCTGCTCGCCCTGCTCTTCGCCGCGGGAATCTGGGCGGCCAGCCGCCTGCCCATCGACGCGCTGCCCGACGCCTCCACCGTGCAGGTGTCGGTGCTGACCACCGCCCCGGGCCTCTCCCCGGTCGAGGCCGAGCGCACCATCACCGTGCCCATCGAAAACGCCCTCAACGGCGTGCCGGGCAACACCGAGCTGCGCAGCATCAGCCGCGCGGGCCTGTCGGCCATCACCGTGGTCTTCGAGGACGGCACCGACATCTGGCATGCCCGCCAGCTCGTGCTCGAGCGGCTCCGGGGAGTCCAGGGCGAGCTGCCCTCCACCGCGAGCGTGCCCGAGCTGGCCCCGGTGAGCACGGGCCTGGGGGAGATCTACCAGTTCGTCCTGCGCTCGGAGAACCACACCCCGATGCAGCTGCGCACGATGTTGGACTGGGACATCGGGCCCAGGCTGCGCGAGGTGCCGGGCGTCATCGAGGTGAACAGCCAGGGAGGCCACCTCAAGCAGTACCAGGTGCTGTTGGATCGCGCGCGGATGCAGGCCCGCGACGTCACCCTCGGCGAGGTGGTGGAGGCCCTGCGCGACGCCAACATGAACGTGGGAGGCGGCTATCTCGAGCGCCGCTCGGAGTCCTACACCATCCGCGCGCAGGGCCTGCTGCGCGGCCTGGACGAGGTGGGCCAGGTGGTGTTGCGCCGTGACCGCCACGGCACGCCCCTGCTGGTGCGCGACGTGGGCGAGGTGCGCATGGGCTCGGCGCTGCGCTACGGCGTCACCACCTACCAGGGCGAGGGCGAGGCGGTGACGGGCACGGTGATGATGTTGCTCGGCGCCAACAGCCGGGACGTGGTGCGGGCCGTGGGACGGCGCGTGGAGAGCATCCGCCACGAGCTGCCTCCGGGCGTGAGCATCGACGTCGTGTACGACCGGGCCGAGTTCGTGGACCGCACCCTGAGCACGGTGGTGAAGAACCTGTTCGAGGGCGTCGCCATCGTGGCGCTGGTGCTCGCGCTCTTCCTCGGCAGTCTGCGCGGGGCGCTCACCGTGGTGCTCGGCATTCCCGCCGCCATGTCGGTGGCCCTGCTCGGCATGCTCGCCTTCGGGGTGACGGGGGACCTGATGTCCCTGGGCGCCATCGACTTCGGCTTCCTCGTGGATGGACCCATCGTGGTGCTCGAGGCGGTCATCGCCGCGGCGGCGGGCAGGCGCCTGGAGGGCGATGCGCGCGGCCGGGAGTACGCGCGCATCGTCGGAGGCGTCGCGCGGCCGGTGGCCTTCGCGGTGGCCATCATCATGCTGGTCTACCTGCCCCTGCTCAGCCTCGAGGGCGTGGAGGGCAAGATGTTCCGGCCCATGGCCATCACCATGGCCTGCGCGCTGTTCGGCGCGCTGCTCTACGCGCTGTTCTTCTTCCCGGCGGTGCTGACCACCTTCGTGGCGCCCCCCCAGGGCCACGGGCCGCACTGGCTGGGCACGCTCACCCAGCTCTACGCCCGCCTGGTGCCCTGGGCCATCGCGAGGCGCTGGGTGCTGGTGGGCCTGGCCCTGGTGGTGCTCGTGGGCGCGGGCGTGCTGCTGGCCGGCAGGGGCGCGGACTTCCTGCCCCGCATCTTCGAGGGCGACGCGGTGGTCACCATCCGCCGCGCCCCCAGCATCTCCCTGGAGGAAGCGCGCCGGTTGGATCTCGCCGCCGAGCGCGTGTTGCACCGCTTCCCGGAGGTGCTCTCCACGGTGGGACAGACGGGTCGCGCCGAGGTGGCCACGGATCCGGTGGGCAACGACAACACCGACATCTTCGTCCATCTGGCGCCCATGGAGCGCTGGACGAGCGCCCCGGACTTCGACGCCCTGTGCGAGCGCTTCAAGGCCGCCATCGAGGCGGAAGTCCCCGGCACCTTCGTCTCCGTGTCGCAGCCGATCGAGGATCTGACCAATCAGATCATCAGTGGCTCCAAGGCGGACGTCTCCATCAACCTCGTGGGCGAGGATCTGGAGAAGCTGGCGGCGCTGTCCAGCGCGCTCGGGCGGCGCATCCGCGAGGTGCCCGGCACCGGCGACGTGCGCGTGGAGCGCATCCTCGGCCAGCCCACCATCACCGCCACGGCGGACCGCGAGCGCATGGCGCGCCATGGCGTGCGGGTGAGCGATGCCTTCCTCGCCATCGAGGCCGCGCGCGAGGGCATCACCGTGGGGACGATGTACGAAGGGGCGCGCCGCTTCGAGCTGCGCGTGCTCAAGCGGCCCGACGAGCCGACGGCCGAGGCGCTCGGCGAGCTCCAGGTGGAGACCACGTCGGGCCACAGCGTGCCCCTGCGCCAGGTGGTGAGGCTCGAGGAGTCGGATGGCCCCACGGCGGTGCGGCGCCAGGATCGCGCCCGCACGGTGCGCGTGGACGTCAACCTGCGCGGCCGCGATCTCATCTCCTGGGTGGCCGAGGCCAAGGCGCTGGTGGCGCGTGAGTTCCCGCTCGAGCCGGGCTACCACATGCAGTGGGGAGGCCAGTTCGAGAACTTCGAGCGGGCCCAGGAGCGCCTGCGGGTGGTGCTGCCCGCCGTGGTGGGCATCATCGTGGCCATGCTGTGGCTGATGTTCGGGGATGGGCTGCTGGCGCTCGCCGTCTTCATCACCGTGCCCTTCGCGCTCACCGGCGGCATGGTGGGCCTGCTGCTGCGCGGACAGAGCTTCAGCCTCCCGGCGGCCGTGGGCTTCATCGCGCTCGGAGGCATCGCGGTGCTCAATGGCGTGGTCATCACCAACGAGGTGCGCAACCGGCTCGCCTCGGGCCAGCCGCTGCACGAGGCCATCGTCCAGGGCAGCGCCTCCGTCTTCCGGGCCGTCCTGTGCACGGCGGCCGTCGCCGGCCTGGGCTTCCTGCCCATGGCCTACGCGACCTCGGCGGGCGCGGAGGTGCAGCGGCCGCTCGCCACGGTGGTCATGGTCGGCATCCTCTTCGGCACGCTGGTGACGCTCCTGGTCCTCCCCGGCCTGCTCTACGGCTTCCTGGCCCGGAGGCGCGTGGCCGCCGCACCGACGTACCTGCCGGCCAGGGACGCCGCCGGACCCGAGGAGGACCTGACCCGCGGCGCCCGCGCCGGAGGGTGA
- a CDS encoding peptidoglycan-binding protein, with protein MVAIARTASSAALRTTAALSNPVLREGARGASVTALQNKLKAAGFNPGPVDGAFGPKTEAAVKAFQKAHGLAADGIVGPKTWGALNKVGASSGGSGPTLREGARGEAVRALQNRLNALGFNAGSADGAFGPKTEAAVKAFQKARGLVADGIVGPKTWDKLGIKVSGGSGPSAPSGGGRVVTGYVNGVPRQINLSRIPNGKEMRSDAAAAFNRMHAAAARAGINLHVNSGFRSMAEQQELYRKYQNGTGNLAARPGYSNHQGGIAVDVNVGSTSSATYRWMAAHAAEFGFKRTVPSEPWHWEFRP; from the coding sequence ATGGTCGCCATTGCCCGCACCGCCTCCTCCGCAGCGCTCCGCACCACCGCGGCCCTGTCCAACCCCGTGCTGCGCGAGGGCGCCCGGGGCGCCTCCGTCACCGCGCTGCAGAACAAGCTCAAGGCGGCGGGTTTCAACCCGGGCCCGGTGGACGGCGCCTTCGGGCCCAAGACGGAAGCGGCGGTGAAGGCCTTCCAGAAGGCGCACGGCCTCGCGGCCGACGGCATCGTGGGCCCCAAGACGTGGGGAGCTCTCAACAAGGTGGGGGCCTCCTCGGGGGGCTCCGGCCCCACGCTGCGCGAGGGTGCCAGGGGCGAGGCGGTGCGCGCCCTGCAGAACCGGCTCAATGCCCTGGGCTTCAACGCGGGGAGCGCGGACGGCGCCTTCGGCCCCAAGACGGAGGCGGCGGTGAAGGCCTTCCAGAAGGCCCGCGGTCTCGTCGCCGATGGCATCGTGGGCCCCAAGACGTGGGACAAGCTGGGCATCAAGGTGAGCGGCGGCTCGGGCCCCTCCGCCCCCTCGGGCGGTGGCCGCGTCGTCACCGGCTACGTCAACGGCGTGCCCCGGCAGATCAACCTCAGCCGCATCCCCAACGGCAAGGAGATGCGCTCGGACGCGGCGGCCGCCTTCAACCGCATGCACGCCGCGGCGGCCCGCGCCGGCATCAACCTGCACGTCAACAGCGGCTTCCGCTCCATGGCCGAGCAGCAGGAGCTCTACCGCAAGTACCAGAACGGCACCGGCAACCTCGCCGCCAGGCCGGGCTACTCCAACCACCAGGGCGGCATCGCCGTGGACGTCAACGTGGGCAGCACCAGCAGCGCCACCTACCGGTGGATGGCCGCCCACGCCGCCGAGTTCGGCTTCAAGCGCACCGTGCCCTCCGAGCCCTGGCACTGGGAATTCCGGCCGTGA
- a CDS encoding TetR family transcriptional regulator gives MLEASRTVIALFLRKRTSDFTVKELAAHTGLSERTFYRYFPRKEDAIRPAIDASLARIASDMRAAPRDKPLREALVEALGRSLEGNAMSWENLLPVLNETESLRAVWLQVLTDAEVALAQVVAERLGLSPDSQRARLAGAVLATAGRLAMDPPFPAGSKRDASEVLAEYLELLGPTLFEEPAGGREPVRRSPPQRSRQGRR, from the coding sequence ATGCTCGAGGCCTCACGCACCGTCATCGCCCTGTTCCTGCGCAAGCGCACGAGCGACTTCACCGTCAAGGAGCTCGCGGCCCACACGGGCCTGTCCGAGCGGACCTTCTACCGGTACTTCCCCCGGAAGGAGGACGCCATCCGCCCCGCCATCGACGCGTCGCTCGCGCGCATCGCCTCCGACATGCGCGCCGCCCCCCGCGACAAGCCCCTGCGCGAGGCGCTGGTGGAGGCGCTCGGCCGTTCCCTCGAGGGAAACGCCATGAGCTGGGAGAACCTCCTGCCCGTGTTGAACGAGACGGAGAGCCTCCGCGCGGTGTGGCTGCAAGTACTCACCGACGCGGAGGTCGCGCTCGCGCAAGTCGTCGCCGAGCGGCTGGGCCTCTCCCCGGACTCGCAGCGGGCGCGCCTGGCCGGTGCCGTCCTGGCCACCGCGGGACGCCTCGCGATGGATCCGCCGTTCCCCGCGGGGAGCAAGCGCGACGCGAGTGAGGTGCTCGCCGAGTACCTGGAGTTGCTCGGCCCGACCCTGTTCGAGGAGCCCGCGGGTGGGCGCGAGCCCGTGAGACGCTCACCGCCCCAGCGCTCCCGCCAGGGCCGCAGGTAG
- a CDS encoding efflux RND transporter periplasmic adaptor subunit: protein MTSPLPPHEAPPPTPTRGRRRWLLLGGGGVALTGLIALLASREPAPEPAPEASAAPHLEANALVLPPEFLARAGIKVGRVEESTVTPIIQATGLVAYDPSHMAACGTQARGLVRRVFKFEGDRVQRGEVLAELESVELGRAQADLLATEARLEASRRNAEREARLLEARLTTRREEELARTEYEEQRALLQAARQRVEVLGGSRAQANGTHLLRAPMAGTVVKRLLTAGQTVDAGLMAFQIADLEHLWVELTLYEGDLGAVREGDPVSLTAEGLVGEPIQGKVAHVGDIFEPESRSARVRVALEDAERRLRPGQAVFARIRPTSLASVARSVPASAVTYIDGKPTVFVARGDSRFEIRPVKLGRFDGERHEVLAGVKAHERVARAGVFQLKSELYR, encoded by the coding sequence ATGACGTCTCCCCTCCCGCCCCATGAGGCTCCTCCCCCCACCCCCACCCGAGGCCGACGGCGCTGGCTGCTGCTGGGCGGCGGCGGCGTGGCCCTCACGGGGTTGATCGCGCTGCTCGCCTCGCGCGAGCCGGCGCCCGAGCCGGCACCGGAGGCGAGCGCGGCGCCCCACCTGGAGGCCAATGCCCTCGTGCTGCCGCCGGAGTTCCTCGCGAGGGCGGGGATCAAGGTGGGCCGTGTGGAGGAGAGCACGGTGACCCCGATCATCCAGGCCACCGGGCTGGTGGCCTACGATCCCTCGCACATGGCGGCCTGTGGCACGCAGGCGCGGGGGCTGGTGCGCCGCGTCTTCAAGTTCGAGGGGGACCGGGTCCAGCGGGGCGAGGTGCTCGCGGAGCTGGAGAGCGTGGAGCTGGGCAGGGCCCAGGCGGATCTGCTCGCCACCGAGGCCCGGCTGGAGGCCAGCCGGCGCAACGCCGAGCGGGAAGCGCGGCTGCTCGAGGCCCGCCTCACCACCCGGCGCGAGGAGGAGCTGGCGCGCACCGAGTACGAGGAGCAGCGCGCGCTCCTCCAGGCCGCCAGGCAGCGCGTCGAGGTGCTCGGGGGCTCGCGCGCCCAGGCGAATGGAACCCACCTGCTGCGCGCGCCCATGGCGGGCACGGTGGTCAAGCGCCTGCTGACGGCCGGGCAGACGGTGGACGCCGGGCTGATGGCCTTCCAGATCGCGGATCTGGAGCACCTGTGGGTCGAGCTCACGCTCTACGAGGGAGACCTGGGCGCGGTGCGCGAGGGGGATCCGGTGTCGCTGACCGCCGAGGGCCTCGTGGGAGAGCCCATCCAGGGCAAGGTGGCGCACGTGGGGGACATCTTCGAGCCGGAGTCGCGCAGCGCGCGGGTGCGGGTGGCGCTGGAGGACGCCGAGCGCCGCTTGCGGCCCGGCCAGGCGGTGTTCGCGCGCATCCGCCCCACCTCGCTCGCCAGCGTCGCGCGCTCCGTGCCCGCCTCGGCCGTCACCTACATCGATGGCAAGCCCACGGTCTTCGTGGCCCGGGGAGACTCGCGCTTCGAGATCCGCCCGGTCAAGCTGGGCCGCTTCGATGGCGAGCGGCACGAGGTGCTCGCGGGCGTCAAGGCCCACGAGCGCGTGGCCCGCGCGGGCGTCTTCCAGCTCAAGAGCGAGCTGTACCGCTGA